In Ctenopharyngodon idella isolate HZGC_01 chromosome 1, HZGC01, whole genome shotgun sequence, a single genomic region encodes these proteins:
- the cdadc1 gene encoding cytidine and dCMP deaminase domain-containing protein 1 isoform X1, with product MAASDSRRSYGGFEGSSSIPNGEEMRNVRDTGVQTDAKVQGQGPRLSKANLFTLLSLWMELFPKKEPCQRENDPAGDSGLVVVHERRVLGLHCSSVQLHAGQVAVVKHGPRLKGCDLYFSRKPCSTCLKMLINAGVNRISYWPGDAEIGLLSGRHDHADSSHQEAILDATAAERLKSNSRPHICVLLQPLDSTMLQFMDETSQNCDFLGKIAADNPTLDVADIFRKERWNNLNDFLEKFFINDEEQHMYVLNKMGLENFCVEPNFSNLRQHMKNLIRILTSVAASVPVLQDEYGFFMREPFGTGSPALSQDVIRHCIIQARLLACRTEDPKVGVGAVIWAEGKQSQCDGTGRLYLVGCGYNAYPVGSQYAEYPQMDHRQKERQNRKYRYILHAEQNALTFRSAEIKEEENTMMFVTKCPCDECVPLIGCAGIKQIYTTDLDSNKVKHDISYLRFDKLNGVQKFIWQQKSARHTSEQAALPTANGCMKRRDEETHFQCNKRLRS from the exons ATGGCAGCATCGGACAGTCGGCGGTCTTATGGGGGTTTCGAGGGGAGCAGCTCTATTCCAAACGGCGAGGAAATGCGAAATGTGAGGGATACCGGCGTACAGACGGATGCCAAAGTACAAG GTCAGGGACCTCGGCTGTCCAAAGCCAACCTTTTCACATTGTTGAGTCTATGGATGGAACTCTTCCCCAAGAAAGAACCATGTCAGCGGGAAAATGATCCT GCTGGAGACAGTGGTCTTGTGGTGGTCCACGAGCGCAGGGTTCTGGGTCTGCATTGCTCCAGTGTGCAGTTACATGCAGGACAGGTGGCTGTGGTCAAACATGGACCCCGACTGAAGGGATGTGACCTCTACTTCTCCAGAAAACCCTGTTCAACCTGCCTCAAGATGCTCATCAATG CTGGTGTGAACAGGATATCTTACTGGCCCGGTGATGCTGAGATCGGCCTGCTGTCAGGTAGACACGATCATGCGGACTCCAGTCACCAGGAAGCCATTCTAGATGCCACAGCTGCAGAGCGACTGAAGTCCAACAGCAGACCCCACATCTGTGTGCTCCTGCAGCCTCTGGACAGCACCATGCTGCAGTTCATGGACGAAACCTCCCAAAACTGTGACTTCCTTGGGAAGATTGCGGCGGACAATCCAACTCTGGATGTTGCGGATATCTTTAGAAAGGAACGGTGGAACAACTTAAATGATTTCTTGGAAAAGttctttataaatgatgaagaACAACATATGTATGTGCTGAACAAGATGGGACTGGAGAACTTTTGTGTGGAACCAAATTTTAGTAACTTAAGGCAGCATATGAAGAATCTCATTAGGATTCTCACGTCTGTGGCCGCTAGTGTTCCGGTTCTACAAGACGAATATGGTTTCTTCATGAGAGAGCCTTTCGGGACGGGTTCTCCAGCTTTATCTCAGGATGTGATACGGCACTGTATCATACAGGCACGGTTATTGGCGTGTAGAACAG AGGATCCTAAAGTGGGAGTTGGTGCAGTTATTTGGGCAGAGGGAAAACAG TCCCAATGTGATGGCACAGGTCGGCTTTACCTTGTGGGCTGTGGATACAACGCCTATCCAGTGGGCTCACAGTACGCAGAGTACCCTCAGATGGATCACAggcagaaagagagacagaacaGAAAGTACCGATACATACTCCACGCGGAGCAGAACGCACTCACATTCAG GAGTGCAGAGATAAAAGAAGAGGAGAACACAATGATGTTTGTGACCAAATGCCCGTGTGATGAGTGTGTCCCTCTGATTGGCTGCGCTGGGATAAAGCAGATCTACACTACAGACCTGGACAGCAACAAAGTCAAACACGACATCTCCTACCTCAGGTTCGACAAACTCAATGGCGTCCAGAAGTTCATT tggcaACAGAAATCTGCTAGACATACTTCAGAGCAAGCTGCTCTACCTACAGCAA
- the cdadc1 gene encoding cytidine and dCMP deaminase domain-containing protein 1 isoform X2, translating into MAASDSRRSYGGFEGSSSIPNGEEMRNVRDTGVQTDAKVQGQGPRLSKANLFTLLSLWMELFPKKEPCQRENDPAGDSGLVVVHERRVLGLHCSSVQLHAGQVAVVKHGPRLKGCDLYFSRKPCSTCLKMLINAGVNRISYWPGDAEIGLLSGRHDHADSSHQEAILDATAAERLKSNSRPHICVLLQPLDSTMLQFMDETSQNCDFLGKIAADNPTLDVADIFRKERWNNLNDFLEKFFINDEEQHMYVLNKMGLENFCVEPNFSNLRQHMKNLIRILTSVAASVPVLQDEYGFFMREPFGTGSPALSQDVIRHCIIQARLLACRTEDPKVGVGAVIWAEGKQSQCDGTGRLYLVGCGYNAYPVGSQYAEYPQMDHRQKERQNRKYRYILHAEQNALTFRSAEIKEEENTMMFVTKCPCDECVPLIGCAGIKQIYTTDLDSNKVKHDISYLSGNRNLLDILQSKLLYLQQMAA; encoded by the exons ATGGCAGCATCGGACAGTCGGCGGTCTTATGGGGGTTTCGAGGGGAGCAGCTCTATTCCAAACGGCGAGGAAATGCGAAATGTGAGGGATACCGGCGTACAGACGGATGCCAAAGTACAAG GTCAGGGACCTCGGCTGTCCAAAGCCAACCTTTTCACATTGTTGAGTCTATGGATGGAACTCTTCCCCAAGAAAGAACCATGTCAGCGGGAAAATGATCCT GCTGGAGACAGTGGTCTTGTGGTGGTCCACGAGCGCAGGGTTCTGGGTCTGCATTGCTCCAGTGTGCAGTTACATGCAGGACAGGTGGCTGTGGTCAAACATGGACCCCGACTGAAGGGATGTGACCTCTACTTCTCCAGAAAACCCTGTTCAACCTGCCTCAAGATGCTCATCAATG CTGGTGTGAACAGGATATCTTACTGGCCCGGTGATGCTGAGATCGGCCTGCTGTCAGGTAGACACGATCATGCGGACTCCAGTCACCAGGAAGCCATTCTAGATGCCACAGCTGCAGAGCGACTGAAGTCCAACAGCAGACCCCACATCTGTGTGCTCCTGCAGCCTCTGGACAGCACCATGCTGCAGTTCATGGACGAAACCTCCCAAAACTGTGACTTCCTTGGGAAGATTGCGGCGGACAATCCAACTCTGGATGTTGCGGATATCTTTAGAAAGGAACGGTGGAACAACTTAAATGATTTCTTGGAAAAGttctttataaatgatgaagaACAACATATGTATGTGCTGAACAAGATGGGACTGGAGAACTTTTGTGTGGAACCAAATTTTAGTAACTTAAGGCAGCATATGAAGAATCTCATTAGGATTCTCACGTCTGTGGCCGCTAGTGTTCCGGTTCTACAAGACGAATATGGTTTCTTCATGAGAGAGCCTTTCGGGACGGGTTCTCCAGCTTTATCTCAGGATGTGATACGGCACTGTATCATACAGGCACGGTTATTGGCGTGTAGAACAG AGGATCCTAAAGTGGGAGTTGGTGCAGTTATTTGGGCAGAGGGAAAACAG TCCCAATGTGATGGCACAGGTCGGCTTTACCTTGTGGGCTGTGGATACAACGCCTATCCAGTGGGCTCACAGTACGCAGAGTACCCTCAGATGGATCACAggcagaaagagagacagaacaGAAAGTACCGATACATACTCCACGCGGAGCAGAACGCACTCACATTCAG GAGTGCAGAGATAAAAGAAGAGGAGAACACAATGATGTTTGTGACCAAATGCCCGTGTGATGAGTGTGTCCCTCTGATTGGCTGCGCTGGGATAAAGCAGATCTACACTACAGACCTGGACAGCAACAAAGTCAAACACGACATCTCCTACCTCAG tggcaACAGAAATCTGCTAGACATACTTCAGAGCAAGCTGCTCTACCTACAGCAA
- the rcbtb1 gene encoding RCC1 and BTB domain-containing protein 1: MVDVSKWPLFTLLSAQELASIRQACIFGASANEAIYITHSDEVYVLGVNCSNCLGTGDSQSTIVPKKLDCLSGKKLVSLSYGSGPHVLLATEEGELYAWGHNGYSQLGNGTTNQGVSPVLVSANLQNKRVTEVACGSHHSLALTHEGEVFAWGYNNCGQVGSGSTANQPTPRKVSNCLQNKVMVSIACGQTSSMAVADNGEVYGWGYNGNGQLGLGNNGNQLTPCRLIALQGLCVLQIASGYAHSLALTDEGLLFAWGANTYGQLGTGNKSNQLSPVQVMTEKERIVEIAACHSTHTSAAKTQSGQVYMWGQCRGQPIVLPHLTHFTSTDDVFACFATPSVMWRLLTMEHDDFLTVAQSLKKEFDNPETSDLKFSIDGKYIHVHKAVLKIRCEHFRSMFQSHWNEDMKEVIEIDQFSYPVYRSFLEFLYTDSVDLPPEDAIGLLDLATSYCENRLKKLCQHIIKRGITVENAFSLLSAAIRYDAEDLEEFCFKFCVNHLTEVTQTAAFWQIDGNMLKEFICRASHCGAFKN; the protein is encoded by the exons ATGGTGGATGTGAGTAAGTGGCCTCTCTTCACCCTCTTGAGTGCACAGGAGCTCGCCTCCATACGACAGGCATGCATCTTTGGAGCATCTGCTAATGAGGCCATCTACATCACCCACAGTGACGAA GTATATGTGTTAGGTGTAAACTGCAGTAACTGTCTGGGCACTGGAGACAGTCAGAGCACCATTGTTCCTAAAAAGCTGGACTGTCTGAGTGGGAAGAAGCTGGTCAGTTTGAGCTATGGCAGTGGTCCTCATGTTCTGCTGGCCACAGAAG AGGGGGAGTTGTATGCATGGGGGCATAATGGATACAGTCAGCTGGGCAATGGGACGACCAATCAAGGTGTGTCTCCCGTTCTGGTGTCTGCTAACCTGCAGAACAAGAGGGTGACTGAGGTGGCCTGCGGTTCTCACCACTCTTTGGCTCTGACCCATGAGGGTGAG GTGTTTGCGTGGGGCTACAACAACTGTGGTCAGGTGGGTTCAGGGTCCACTGCCAACCAGCCAACACCCCGTAAGGTGTCCAACTGCCTGCAGAACAAAGTGATGGTCAGTATAGCCTGTGGACAGACTTCGTCCATGGCTGTGGCGGATAATGGTGAG gtTTATGGCTGGGGTTACAATGGTAATGGCCAGCTGGGGTTGGGAAACAATGGGAACCAGCTGACTCCATGTCGTCTGATTGCACTACAAGGCCTCTGTGTGCTGCAG ATTGCATCAGGTTACGCTCATTCTCTAGCGCTGACTGACGAGGGCCTGCTGTTTGCATGGGGGGCCAACACTTACGGCCAGCTGGGCACCGGCAACAAAAGCAACCAGCTCAGTCCTGTACAGGTCATGACTGAGAAAGAAAG GATCGTGGAGATCGCCGCCTGTCACTCCACACACACCTCTGCGGCAAAGACCCAGAGCGGTCAGGTGTACATGTGGGGGCAGTGCCGCGGACAGCCCATCGTGCTGCCACACCTCACGCACTTCACCAGCACGGACGACGTCTTCGCCTGCTTCGCCACGCCCTCTGTCATGTGGCGGCTGCTTACCATGG AGCATGATGATTTCCTGACTGTGGCCCAGTCTCTTAAAAAAGAGTTTGACAATCCAGAGACCTCTGACCTCAAATTCAGCATCGACGGGAAGTACATCCACGTCCATAAAGCTGTTCTCAAAATCAG GTGTGAGCACTTCAGATCAATGTTTCAGTCACACTGGAATGAGGATATGAAGGAGGTGATTGAGATCGACCAGTTCTCGTATCCAGTGTACCGCTCTTTCCTGGAGTTCCTCTACACTGACAGTGTAGATCTTCCTCCTGAGGATGCCATCG GGCTACTGGATCTGGCAACCTCATACTGTGAAAACAGGCTGAAGAAGTTGTGCCAGCATATCATAAAGAGAGGCATCACGGTGGAGAACGCCTTCTCTCTGCTGTCTGCTGCCATCAGATATGATGCTGAG GATCTAGAGGAGTTCTGTTTTAAATTCTGTGTGAACCACTTGACTGAGGTCACGCAGACCGCTGCGTTCTGGCAGATCGACGGCAACATGCTGAAGGAGTTTATCTGCAGAGCCAGCCACTGTGGAGCCTTCAAAAACTGA